TGTCCAGCTGGTTGGAGACGATGCCCAGGACCGGCTCGGCCACCCGGGTCCCGCCGAGCAGGCGCGCCGCCTCGGCCGTGCCGGCCACGGGGTCGATCCAGTGCCACGCCTGGGCGGCGGTCACGAGGTCGGCCACGCCCTCGGGCAGGCCGGTGCGCTCCCCCGGCGCCCGCACGGTGCGCACGGCGGGCAGGGCCTCGTGCAGCACCTCGAGCATCGCGCCGGAGGGGTCGACGGCCGTCACCGCCAGGCCGCGGCCGGCCAGCAGGGCGGTGAACAGCCCCGTGCCCGCGCCGAGGTCGACGGCGGCGCGGGCGCCCGCGGGCAGCAGGAAGTCCACGACGCCGGCCGGGTAGGACGGGCGGATCGCGTCGTAGTCCGCCCCGGACCGGCGGAAGGCGCCCCCGAGGTGGGCCCGTGC
This genomic window from Citricoccus sp. SGAir0253 contains:
- a CDS encoding class I SAM-dependent methyltransferase — protein: MTDVPQRPRAHPRLDAAARAHLGGAFRRSGADYDAIRPSYPAGVVDFLLPAGARAAVDLGAGTGLFTALLAGRGLAVTAVDPSGAMLEVLHEALPAVRTVRAPGERTGLPEGVADLVTAAQAWHWIDPVAGTAEAARLLGGTRVAEPVLGIVSNQLDTSVPWVHRLSRIMHAGDVHPPRRPPAVGEPFAAPEGRWWHWTQPITPEGLHGLMATRSYHLRAGEAVRERMRANLDWYLLEHLGHAPGEVLALPYVTSAWRCVLRAPGGGGR